The Dunckerocampus dactyliophorus isolate RoL2022-P2 chromosome 1, RoL_Ddac_1.1, whole genome shotgun sequence genome has a segment encoding these proteins:
- the snai1b gene encoding snail family zinc finger 1b, giving the protein MPRSFLVKKYFSSKKPPCYRDSHLESQTAFVPESFPRADLPTQNSALTCYPTDPFSSVDTLPAPLSPVTPASLPPSPLGPLDLSSSPFSSSGEEEEDGSRSSDPSSPDVIQPMYHCIYCRKSYSSLSALSHHQTSHHQLPVRSPSPPTEASASRPAFHCKHCPKEYTSLGALKMHIRSHTLPCVCPTCGKAFSRPWLLRGHIRTHTGERPFACQHCNRAFADRSNLRAHLQTHSEVKKYQCGSCSRTFSRMSLLHKHNASGCSPAT; this is encoded by the exons ATGCCTCGGTCGTTCCTTGTTAAGAAGTATTTTTCCAGCAAGAAGCCACCATGCTACAGAGATAGCCACCTCGAGAGCCAAACTG CTTTTGTTCCAGAAAGCTTCCCACGGGCTGATCTTCCAACCCAGAACTCTGCCCTGACCTGCTATCCCACAGACCCGTTCAGCAGCGTGGACACCCTGCCTGCACCCCTATCCCCAGTCACCCCAGCCTCCCTCCCGCCGTCACCGCTCGGACCTCTGGACCTCAGCAGCTCTCCTTTCAGCAGTAGcggggaagaagaggaagacggGAGCCGTTCTTCGGACCCGTCCAGCCCAGACGTCATCCAGCCCATGTATCACTGCATTTACTGCAGGAAGAGCTACAGCAGCCTCTCCGCACTGTCCCACCACCAGACGTCCCACCACCAGCTCCCGGTGCGCTCTCCTTCACCGCCCACTGAGGCGTCGGCGTCACGGCCAGCCTTCCATTGCAAACATTGCCCCAAGGAGTACACCAGCCTGGGTGCCCTGAAGATGCACATCCGCTCCCACACGTTGCCATGTGTGTGTCCCACTTGCGGCAAGGCCTTCTCCAGACCGTGGCTGCTGAGGGGACAcattcgcacacacacag GTGAACGTCCATTTGCGTGTCAACACTGTAACCGGGCCTTTGCCGACCGCTCCAACCTCCGTGCACACCTGCAGACGCACTCCGAAGTGAAGAAGTACCAGTGTGGCTCCTGCTCGCGGACCTTCAGTCGCATGTCTCTGCTGCACAAACACAATGCCTCTGGATGTAGCCCTGCTACGTAG